One Candidatus Sulfurimonas baltica DNA segment encodes these proteins:
- a CDS encoding efflux RND transporter permease subunit — protein sequence MNWRTKTEALLEKLGKKITLHPKKIILFMLLASFAIISNIPKITIDTSTEGFLHHEDPALVKYEAFKEQFGQDERIMVVVRTKDIFDIKFLERFKELHVELQNNIPHLTDINSLINARNTRGDGDRLIVEDLVENMPQNAQELALLKRLATTSVMYKNLLLNSDNTLATIILEPNAYEGSSNLNALEGFSESKTKQEKPEFISDKSKSEMVRAAKAIAEKFTGDNFDVFIAGSLAVNDNTKKSMQSDMQKFIKLVLLIIAIFLFVVFRRVSGVLLPLFIVLVSLLSTVGLMAMTGTPISVPTQILPSFLLAVSIGATVHLLAMFFKHFNSSESKNEAVIFALGHSGLPIIMTSLTTAAGLLSFSSAEIAPIADLGIFGAVGIMLALVNTIVLLPAMLVALPIKKAKETHKNNSAKMDKILIAIANFSIYHAKKIVAVTAIVFVVFLYSASQLELKHDPLSWQKKDAPIRIATEVVDSKLKGSVTMEVILDTKKENGLHNSELLKKIDRVREKAEAISNDKYFVGKGWSVAEVLKEIHRALHANNEEYYAITDNNALIPQEFLLFENSGSDDLEDLVDSSFSKARLTFKLPWMEASEYEALSRELTTLIKDELKDEVEITITGMVPLFQRTLVAAMDTMAVSYATAFVLITIMMILLLGSLKIGMVSMLPNVLPVVMALGFMNMVGMPLDMFTMLIGAIIIGLSVDDTVHFFHNYAKYHHKGASVQKAVDETMLGTGRAMVATTIVLSLGFYVYMFASLSNLVNFGILTGGAIGIALLADIILAPALLKLMSKDEK from the coding sequence ATGAACTGGCGTACAAAAACCGAAGCTTTATTGGAAAAACTCGGAAAAAAAATAACTCTTCATCCAAAAAAAATCATTTTATTTATGTTGCTTGCAAGTTTTGCAATTATTTCAAACATACCAAAAATCACCATTGACACATCAACCGAAGGGTTTTTACACCATGAAGATCCGGCATTAGTCAAATACGAAGCCTTTAAAGAGCAGTTTGGTCAAGATGAACGAATTATGGTCGTTGTTAGGACTAAAGATATCTTTGATATTAAGTTTTTAGAGAGATTCAAAGAGTTACATGTAGAGTTGCAAAACAACATCCCGCACCTGACAGACATAAACTCACTTATTAATGCAAGAAATACAAGAGGCGATGGTGACAGGCTTATTGTTGAAGACTTGGTTGAAAACATGCCTCAAAATGCACAAGAGTTGGCTTTGTTAAAAAGGCTGGCTACAACCAGTGTAATGTATAAAAACCTTCTTTTAAATAGTGACAATACTCTAGCAACTATTATACTTGAGCCTAACGCATATGAAGGTTCTTCGAATTTAAATGCACTTGAAGGGTTTAGTGAAAGTAAAACAAAACAAGAAAAACCGGAATTTATATCAGATAAATCTAAAAGTGAGATGGTTAGAGCAGCTAAGGCTATTGCCGAGAAATTTACTGGGGATAATTTTGATGTTTTTATAGCTGGCTCACTTGCGGTAAATGACAATACAAAAAAATCTATGCAGTCTGATATGCAAAAGTTTATCAAGCTTGTTCTTCTGATAATAGCAATATTTTTATTTGTGGTATTTCGAAGAGTCAGCGGTGTTTTACTTCCCTTGTTTATAGTTCTTGTATCTTTATTGAGCACTGTTGGACTTATGGCAATGACTGGCACACCTATATCTGTACCGACTCAAATACTCCCATCATTTTTATTAGCCGTGAGTATCGGGGCTACAGTTCATCTTTTGGCAATGTTTTTTAAGCATTTCAATAGCAGTGAGTCAAAAAACGAAGCTGTCATATTTGCGTTAGGACACTCAGGACTGCCAATAATTATGACATCCTTAACAACTGCGGCAGGACTTTTGTCATTTAGTTCAGCAGAGATTGCACCCATAGCAGATTTGGGTATATTTGGAGCAGTAGGTATCATGTTGGCTTTAGTCAATACAATTGTACTGCTGCCAGCTATGCTTGTTGCATTGCCTATAAAAAAAGCCAAAGAGACACATAAGAACAACTCTGCAAAAATGGATAAAATTCTAATTGCTATAGCAAATTTCAGTATTTATCACGCTAAAAAAATAGTTGCTGTTACGGCTATTGTATTTGTTGTGTTTTTGTATAGTGCATCTCAGCTTGAGTTGAAGCACGACCCTCTTAGCTGGCAAAAAAAAGATGCTCCAATCAGGATAGCTACCGAGGTAGTAGACAGCAAGCTTAAAGGTTCTGTCACAATGGAAGTTATTCTTGATACAAAAAAAGAGAATGGTCTTCACAACTCAGAATTACTTAAGAAAATAGACAGAGTAAGAGAAAAAGCTGAAGCTATCAGTAACGATAAATATTTTGTAGGAAAGGGCTGGAGCGTCGCTGAAGTTCTAAAAGAGATTCATCGTGCTCTACATGCAAACAACGAAGAGTATTACGCCATTACAGATAACAATGCTCTAATTCCGCAAGAGTTTTTACTTTTTGAAAATAGCGGAAGTGATGATTTGGAAGATTTGGTTGATTCTTCATTTTCTAAAGCAAGACTGACATTCAAACTCCCTTGGATGGAAGCGAGTGAGTATGAGGCACTATCTCGGGAGCTGACTACACTTATTAAAGATGAACTTAAAGATGAAGTTGAGATTACTATAACTGGTATGGTTCCGCTTTTTCAAAGGACGTTGGTTGCAGCCATGGACACCATGGCAGTTAGCTACGCAACGGCATTTGTATTAATAACAATAATGATGATTCTGCTTCTTGGAAGCCTTAAAATAGGGATGGTAAGTATGCTGCCGAATGTCCTTCCGGTAGTTATGGCTTTAGGATTTATGAATATGGTTGGCATGCCGTTGGATATGTTTACTATGCTTATAGGGGCAATTATAATAGGTCTCTCAGTTGATGATACGGTTCACTTTTTTCATAATTATGCGAAATATCATCATAAAGGGGCGAGTGTACAAAAAGCGGTAGATGAGACAATGCTTGGAACAGGTCGGGCAATGGTTGCTACAACAATAGTTTTATCGTTAGGATTTTATGTTTATATGTTTGCTTCACTGAGTAACTTGGTTAACTTCGGTATTTTAACGGGTGGTGCTATAGGTATAGCCTTGCTCGCTGACATTATACTTGCTCCGGCGCTGCTAAAACTAATGTCAAAGGATGAAAAATGA
- a CDS encoding DUF1302 family protein codes for MLHKVSIGLLFFLTCSNAQNIVEDDLGGFAAEIVKEKNVEISDDLAGFGEEVMLDSSTKNEDESIFSLGGNLAFKTSAGYKKHKVDGIEYSGINQAQTSLFIQLDSKLSEKWKMRISTNMFYDAIYDLYSHNNYSNDIKDDYKTQIRIDDAYIQGKINSRIDLKVGRQIVVWGKSDSLRVTDVINPLDNRLPGMTDIEDLRLSVGMAKLDYYFGKWNFSFIAIGENRIMIEAPPRSEFFPVDEIFPSAPNPFLELKIPSNSLNNMQYAMAANGVFSGWDLSFYAAHVLDQKWNFDNVQGSVPLSDITRVVNKIDMLGTAINIATGSWLLKSEIAYLSGVGYNSTADEKNRLDVLFGFDYMGIKDAVVSLEIVNRHIFNHEAQMRYQSDYVDKNEMQTALRFTKSYSNDTLNTSALLSMFGSSWENGGFARIWVEYEIMDGVSANVGIVDYIGGDRPFMEANKENDRVFADITYSF; via the coding sequence ATGTTACACAAAGTCTCTATTGGCTTATTGTTTTTTCTTACATGTAGCAACGCTCAAAATATTGTTGAAGATGATTTGGGTGGATTTGCAGCAGAGATAGTGAAAGAGAAAAATGTTGAGATTTCTGATGACTTGGCAGGCTTTGGAGAAGAGGTTATGCTGGACTCATCAACCAAAAACGAAGATGAAAGTATCTTCTCTTTAGGTGGAAATTTGGCTTTTAAAACCTCTGCGGGATATAAAAAACATAAAGTTGACGGTATTGAATATTCAGGTATAAACCAAGCTCAAACTTCGCTATTTATTCAGTTAGATTCTAAACTTTCAGAGAAATGGAAAATGCGAATAAGCACAAATATGTTTTATGATGCAATCTACGATTTATATTCACACAACAACTACAGTAACGATATTAAAGATGATTACAAAACACAAATCAGGATTGATGATGCTTATATTCAGGGCAAAATAAACTCACGTATTGATTTAAAAGTAGGTCGTCAAATAGTTGTGTGGGGAAAATCTGATAGCCTGAGAGTTACAGATGTTATAAACCCGCTTGACAACCGCCTGCCAGGGATGACTGACATAGAGGATTTAAGACTCAGTGTCGGTATGGCAAAGCTAGATTACTATTTTGGCAAATGGAACTTCTCTTTTATTGCTATAGGTGAGAATAGAATTATGATTGAAGCTCCCCCTAGAAGTGAATTTTTTCCAGTGGATGAAATATTTCCATCTGCACCGAATCCATTTTTAGAGTTAAAAATACCAAGCAACTCTTTAAATAACATGCAGTATGCAATGGCAGCAAATGGCGTTTTTTCAGGATGGGATTTGTCTTTTTACGCAGCACATGTACTTGATCAAAAGTGGAATTTTGACAATGTTCAGGGAAGTGTTCCTCTAAGCGACATAACAAGAGTTGTAAATAAAATTGATATGCTTGGAACCGCTATAAATATCGCGACTGGTAGCTGGCTTTTAAAAAGTGAAATAGCATATTTGAGCGGAGTAGGGTATAACTCAACTGCAGATGAAAAAAACCGTCTCGATGTCTTATTTGGTTTTGATTACATGGGAATTAAAGACGCTGTTGTCTCTTTGGAAATAGTAAACAGACATATTTTCAATCATGAAGCACAGATGAGATACCAGTCGGACTACGTTGATAAGAATGAGATGCAGACCGCCCTTAGATTTACAAAATCGTATTCAAATGACACTCTAAATACTTCTGCTCTGCTGAGTATGTTTGGCTCAAGCTGGGAAAATGGCGGTTTTGCCAGAATTTGGGTTGAGTATGAGATAATGGACGGAGTGAGTGCAAATGTTGGCATTGTAGATTATATAGGCGGAGATAGACCGTTTATGGAAGCAAATAAAGAGAACGACAGAGTATTTGCAGATATAACATATAGTTTTTAA
- a CDS encoding outer membrane lipoprotein-sorting protein, translating into MILKTVLITALTLSSLMAITGEEIAQKVHDRDDGDNIVSNMKMTLIDKSDNMRVRQLKVFTKDKGVDTQKLMFFLAPADVKNTGFLTYDYDDSSKDDDQWLYLPELQKVKRIASSDKSSSFMGSDFTYSDMTKRNVKDYTYEIMKETMVDGYKTWQILVTPKSEKTIDETGYTKSIIFVRQDNFVIVQALNYIKAGNRLKYMMLTGLEKIDGIWTTTKIQMVTKKGKQTLHKTILEFSDIKYNQDLKESFFVTRTIEKGL; encoded by the coding sequence ATGATTTTAAAAACAGTTTTAATAACCGCTCTGACGCTTAGCTCGCTTATGGCTATAACCGGTGAAGAGATAGCACAAAAAGTTCATGACAGAGATGACGGAGACAACATCGTCTCAAATATGAAGATGACTCTTATTGACAAGAGTGACAACATGAGAGTCCGTCAGCTTAAGGTCTTCACAAAAGACAAGGGTGTCGATACCCAAAAGCTGATGTTCTTTTTGGCTCCAGCAGATGTTAAAAATACAGGTTTTTTGACTTATGACTATGATGACAGCTCTAAAGACGACGACCAGTGGTTATATCTTCCAGAGCTTCAAAAAGTAAAAAGAATCGCTTCAAGCGATAAAAGCTCATCTTTTATGGGGAGTGATTTTACATATTCAGATATGACCAAAAGAAATGTGAAAGACTACACTTATGAGATAATGAAAGAGACGATGGTTGACGGATATAAAACTTGGCAGATTCTTGTAACACCAAAGAGTGAGAAAACTATTGACGAAACAGGTTACACAAAGTCTATTATATTTGTACGACAGGACAACTTTGTAATTGTTCAAGCACTTAACTATATAAAAGCCGGCAATAGATTGAAGTACATGATGCTTACAGGCTTGGAAAAAATCGACGGGATTTGGACAACAACAAAAATACAGATGGTTACAAAAAAAGGGAAGCAAACTCTTCATAAGACTATCTTGGAATTTTCAGATATTAAGTACAACCAAGATCTAAAAGAGTCGTTTTTTGTCACCAGAACCATAGAAAAAGGTCTATAA
- a CDS encoding competence/damage-inducible protein A — protein MNFYALIIGTEILNGRRVDKHFEFLKNELNKYGHELFASFIIKDDKELIKNIYKLIMNDKKSVMFSFGGIGSTPDDLTRAIAADVFTSKPLFRHKQFEKDIINRFGDEAYPHRIHMSDLPQNSDLLFNPVNNMSGFSLEDRYFFVPGFPQMAHPMISTVISTLFNNSAKKYRLTLLAQTSENTLISIMKEIPEDIELSSLPMLGKSNISVEISLCSTDKLHVEKYFKLFTDFLSNSNITYNLI, from the coding sequence ATGAACTTTTATGCGCTAATAATTGGAACTGAAATTTTAAACGGACGAAGAGTTGACAAACATTTTGAATTCTTAAAAAATGAACTTAACAAATACGGACATGAACTTTTTGCTTCATTTATAATCAAAGACGACAAAGAGCTTATTAAAAACATATACAAACTTATAATGAATGATAAAAAATCTGTTATGTTCTCATTTGGAGGGATAGGTTCAACTCCGGACGATTTAACAAGAGCTATTGCAGCAGATGTTTTCACATCAAAGCCGCTCTTTAGACACAAGCAGTTTGAAAAAGACATAATAAATAGATTTGGCGATGAAGCGTATCCGCATAGAATACACATGTCGGATTTGCCTCAAAACTCAGACTTATTATTTAACCCTGTAAACAACATGTCAGGATTTTCTCTTGAAGATAGATATTTTTTTGTTCCTGGCTTCCCACAAATGGCACATCCTATGATAAGCACGGTTATTAGCACTCTCTTTAATAACTCAGCAAAAAAGTACAGACTGACTCTCCTCGCTCAAACCAGTGAAAACACACTTATATCTATTATGAAAGAGATCCCTGAAGATATAGAACTCTCATCTTTGCCCATGCTTGGTAAATCAAATATATCAGTAGAAATATCACTATGCTCTACAGATAAGCTACATGTAGAAAAATATTTCAAGCTTTTTACAGACTTTTTATCAAACTCCAATATTACATATAATTTAATTTAA
- a CDS encoding ankyrin repeat domain-containing protein: MDKWIQFLKNNDYLGVKKYLRDGADVNEADEHEESVLAMSFRHHCDMDLIMLLIESGADIYDFDEEGVSIFEVAITYGNIEIVKYLISDGIDVNKTHRRSGFTPMMAAACYGRIEILKLLMQEGADKNAVDSKGWGVADFARKMKKNKVLELLENSSL, encoded by the coding sequence ATGGATAAATGGATACAATTTTTAAAAAATAATGACTACTTAGGTGTAAAAAAATATCTAAGAGATGGTGCTGATGTTAATGAAGCCGATGAGCATGAGGAGTCTGTGTTAGCTATGTCGTTTAGACATCATTGTGATATGGATTTGATAATGCTGCTTATCGAGAGTGGCGCGGATATATATGATTTTGACGAAGAGGGTGTTAGCATCTTTGAAGTAGCCATTACATACGGCAATATAGAAATAGTAAAATATTTAATATCTGATGGAATAGATGTAAACAAGACACACAGGAGAAGTGGATTTACCCCTATGATGGCAGCAGCTTGTTATGGAAGAATAGAAATTTTAAAACTTCTTATGCAAGAGGGTGCCGACAAAAATGCGGTTGACTCCAAGGGGTGGGGTGTGGCAGATTTTGCAAGAAAAATGAAAAAGAACAAAGTACTGGAGCTACTTGAAAATAGCTCTTTGTAA
- a CDS encoding DUF6166 domain-containing protein: MAIVRNNYVFKGHKSLLGSKFVTYGELELPVRYEIFAQSKNGFDWGHTGPAARQLGFSILCQLSDEDFARENALKFTHDIIRVFTRDWVMSASDVLNWINKNTAETECTIENEPANIVSSEVKKEVKKITKRTKQKTNVVKDICNELQITQKNLAQILEVPEGTVSSWAVKNEIPRLGKKAIEFYIQSQKNQHIIEGYKSFAKLLHAS; encoded by the coding sequence ATGGCTATTGTTAGAAATAACTATGTTTTTAAAGGACACAAATCACTACTTGGAAGTAAGTTTGTAACCTATGGAGAGTTGGAGCTTCCAGTAAGATATGAGATTTTTGCTCAATCTAAAAATGGTTTTGACTGGGGACATACAGGGCCGGCCGCTAGACAGTTGGGCTTTTCAATACTATGTCAACTTAGCGATGAAGATTTTGCAAGAGAGAATGCACTAAAGTTTACTCACGATATTATTAGAGTATTTACAAGAGATTGGGTTATGAGTGCTTCTGATGTATTAAACTGGATAAATAAAAATACCGCCGAAACAGAATGCACAATAGAAAATGAACCTGCAAACATAGTCTCTTCAGAAGTAAAAAAAGAAGTAAAAAAAATCACAAAGAGAACAAAACAAAAAACAAACGTTGTTAAAGATATTTGCAACGAGCTTCAAATAACTCAAAAAAACCTTGCACAAATTTTAGAAGTGCCCGAAGGTACAGTAAGCAGTTGGGCTGTTAAAAATGAAATACCTAGATTAGGTAAAAAAGCAATTGAATTTTATATTCAGAGCCAAAAAAATCAGCATATCATAGAGGGCTATAAAAGCTTTGCAAAGCTACTGCACGCCTCCTAG